A genomic window from Brassica napus cultivar Da-Ae unplaced genomic scaffold, Da-Ae ScsIHWf_95;HRSCAF=166, whole genome shotgun sequence includes:
- the LOC125606737 gene encoding plasma membrane-associated cation-binding protein 1-like: MGYWNSKVVPRFKKIFEKSSVKKAAAAEACKTFDESKEAINKEIEEKKTELQPKVVETYEATSAEVKALVRDPKEAGLKKNSAAVQKYLEALAAIEFPGSTAVKDAASSFGAGYVSGPVTFIFEKVCVFLPEEVKTREVPVKEVKAEEPAKTEEPSGEKEEIVEKTVTTAVVEEHKPEVAKEEEKKPIEEVKKEEAAPPPAPEVVESPAKAPETTTPAPVAEPSKP, translated from the exons atggGTTACTGGAATTCCAAGGTTGTTCCAAGGTTCAAGAAGATATTCGAGAAGAGTAGTGTTAAGAAAGCTGCCGCTGCTGAAGCTTGCAAGACCTTTGATGAGTCTAAG GAAGCAATCAACAAGGAAATTGAGGAGAAAAAGACAGAACTCCAACCGAAGGTCGTGGAAACCTATGAGGCCACGTCTGCCGAAGTCAAG GCTTTGGTGAGAGACCCTAAGGAGGCTGGTTTGAAGAAAAACTCAGCAGCCGTGCAGAAGTATCTCGAGGCGCTTGCCGCTATCG AATTTCCCGGATCAACGGCTGTGAAAGACGCTGCGTCTAGCTTCGGAGCTGGCTATGTCTCCGGACCAGTCACGTTCATATTCGAGAAGGTATGTGTGTTCCTTCCCGAGGAGGTTAAGACACGGGAAGTACCGGTGAAGGAAGTGAAAGCCGAGGAGCCAGCCAAAACCGAAGAACCAAGTGGTGAGAAAGAGGAGATTGTTGAAAAGACCGTTACAACCGCTGTCGTTGAGGAGCACAAACCAGAGGTCGCCAAGGAGGAGGAGAAAAAACCTATCGAAGaagtgaaaaaagaagaagctgcaCCACCCCCGGCTCCAGAGGTGGTTGAAAGTCCGGCTAAGGCACCAGAGACGACGACGCCGGCGCCAGTGGCTGAGCCATCAAAGCCTTGA